TAAAGTGATAGAAGCACATGGAGGCAAATTAGTTAATCGAATAGTTACAGGAGATAAAAAGCGTCAATTAAAGGAAAAAGCAGCTGAGATGCCAGCTTTAAAACTGGATTTTGATGAGCTGACAGCAGTTGATAATATAGCAACAGGTTTGTTCAGTCCTTTAGAAGGATTTATGGGAAAAGAAGATTATAATAGTGTTGTTGAAGATATGAGACTTGCAGATGGTACTGTCTGGAGTATTCCAGTAGTATTAGGTGCAGCTCAGGAGCAGGCTTCCCAATTAAAAGAAGGTGAAGATGTGGCTCTTTATTTTGAAGAAGATGATGAGTTATATGCTATTTTACATCTTGAAGAAAAGTATAAATATGATGATAAAAAGGAAGCAAAAGAAGTATATACAACAACTGAAAAAGAGCATCCTGGAGTAGCTAATGTTTATGAAAGAGGAGATGTTTTATTAGGTGGTGAAATAAGTCTTTTAAAAAGAGTAAATTATGATAATTTTAATGATTATCGTAAAACACCTGCAGAAACAAGAAAAATGATAGATAATAAAGGTTGGGATACTGTAGTTGCTTTTCAAACCAGAAACCCAATCCATAGAGCTCATGAATATCTGCAAAAATCATCTTTAGAGATTGTAGATGGTCTTTTCTTGAGTCCACTTGTGGGAAGAACTAAATCAAGTGATATTCCTGCAGATATTAGAATTGAAAGTTATGAAACTGTATTAGATGAATTTTATCCTCAGGATAGAACAATGATGACTGTCTTTCCGGCAGCAATGCACTATGCCGGTCCAAGAGAAGCAATTTTTCATGCTCTCTGCCGCAAAAATTATGGATGTACCCATTTTATAGTAGGTAGAGATCATGCAGGAGTTGGAGATTATTATGGTACTTATGATGCACAGGAAATTTTTGAAGAATTTGAAGATGAAGAAATAGGTATAACACCTCTTAAATTTGAATATGCATTTTACTGTGAAAAATGTGGAGGTATGGCCAGTGGCAAAACCTGTCCTCACTCTGCAGAAGATCACATTTACTTAAGTGGAACAAAGGTAAGAGAACTTCTCCGTAATGGTGAAAGACCACCAGTGGAAATGACCCGTCCTGAAGTATCAGATGTACTTATAAAAGGTATGGCAGATAAAAACTAAAAATATAATGGAGTGATAATAATGAAAAATACTGAAGAACCAAAAAATATTACCTGGGCAGAAGGAAAAGTACAATTTGAAGATCGTTGTGAAAATCTAGGACAGGAAGGTATGGTTATCTGGTTTACCGGACTTTCAGCTTCTGGTAAATCTACTATTGCAATTGAATTGGAAAAAGCCTTAGTTGAATATGGTAAAGCTGTTTATCGACTTGATGGAGATAATGTTCGTCATGGTTTAAATAGTGACCTTGGATTCTCTCCCGAAGATAGAAATGAAAATATACGTAGGATTTCTGAAGTAGCTGCTCTTTTTAAGGATGCAGGTATGATAACACTTTCTTCATTTATTTCTCCATATCAGGAAGCCAGAGATTTTGCTCGGGAAAGAGCAGGAGAAGATAATTTCAAAGAAATTTATGTTAAAGCAGATGTTGAAACCTGTGCCCGTAGAGATCCTAAAGGATTATATGAACAGGCTATAAATGGTGAGATTGATAATTTTACTGGTATTTCTGCTCCTTATGAAGAACCTGAAAATCCTGATCTTGTTCTTGATACCAGAAAACTTAGTGTTGAAGAATGTGTAGAACAGGTTTTAGAATTAATTGGAATTCAAATTCCTGTTAGAGAAGCAGCAGGTGGAAGTGAATAGATTTATAGATTATATAATATTTTTTTAAAAAATAGAGGATTAAATTGCTCTCATCTAGAATAATATAATAAATGGAGGGTTTAAAATGAGACTATTTAATATAAAAGAAAATGTTTTTAAGAGAATAAGAACAAATGATAATATGGTGAATATTTTTTATGCATATTAAGGATTTAAAAAAGAAGATCATTGTTCTGATAGGGATTATCTCATTTTTCGCTCTCCTGTTGATGCCCAATCCAGCTGATTTATCTGTAGAAGGTCAGAGGGCCTTAGCTGTATTTGTATTGAGTCTTTCCCTCTGGGTAACTAATTTTTTACCACTTGCTATTACAAGTTTAATGGGGATAGCACTGATACCACTTCTACACATAATGAGTCTGGAAACGACATATGCTACTTTTGGAAATAACGCTATCTTTTTCATTTTAGGTGCTTTAATGCTGGCGGCTTCTTTATATAAAACCGGTTTGGGTACAAGACTTGCTTATAAGTTGATTACATATTTTGACCACAAACCACGCCGTATATCTGTAGGTATTTTATTATCTTCAGCTGTATTATCTTTTATAATGCCTGAGCACGCAGTGGCAGCGATGTTATTTCCAATAGTATTTGAGATAGCTGAGACCCTTGAATTAAAGCCATTAGAAAGTAATTTTGGTAAATCACTCTTTTTATCAATGGCCTGGGGAGCAGTTATTGGCGGTATTACAACTTTTCTTGGTGGAGCGAGAAACTTACTGGCTGTAGGTATTTTACAGAAAAACTATGGTCTTTCAATAGGATTTTTTGAATGGATGAAATATTCTTTACCATATACAATATTTCTTTTAATAGCAGCTTATTTTATGATTACCAGAACTTTTCCATCTGAGATTGAAACAGTTGGACCTGCTTTTGATAAACTTAAAGGTAAAATAGAAAATATGGGAGATTTATCATTTGATGAAAAGAAATTAGTTTTTGTATTTATAGCAGTTATTTCAAGTTGGATATTCCTGTCTGGTCAGGTTGATATTTCGGTTACTGCTATTTTAGGTGGAGTAATGATTTTTGTACTTGATATCCTTGATTGGAAGGATATTGAGGAATATATTAACTGGGGAGTTATTTTGATGTATGGAGGAGCAATTGTAATTGCTACTGCTCTTACTGATACTGGAGCAGCAAAATGGATTGCTGATCAGGTATTTTCTGTAATACCCTTAACTCCAATTGTTTTCATCTTCCTTTTTGCTTTAGTGACAAAACTATTAACTGAAGGTGTAAGTAATGTTGCTGCAGTTGCAATTGTAATACCTCTGGCATTTAGTGTTGGTCAGGTATTAGGCTTTAATCCAGTGGCTATTACCTTATTAATTGCACTTCCAGGTGGACTTGCTTTCTCACTACCTATGGGAGCACCACCAAATGCTATTGCATTTTCTTCAGGTTATTTAGATTTAGCTGAAGTATTTAAGTTAGGTTTATGGATGAATTTAATCTCTATTATAGGAATTTACCTTGTGAGTAAACTCTATTGGCCTCTTGTCGGCTTAGAGCTAATTCCTTAATTTGCATTTAAGTCCTTATTATGATTATAATATTATCAATAAGTTTTTGATAGAAAAGATCCTTTCCCTAAAAAGGTAGGAGATGTGATTTGAAATGAAAAATTTAAAGAAAGTAATGTTAGCAATTTTAAGTGTGGTAAAACCTGATGAAGCAATTGATAGGGCTATTAAACTTGCTAAAGAAAAGAACAGCAAATTGTATATAGCTCTTTTTATCAAAAAAGAAATTCCTGATCCTCTAAAAAAACAGATGATGTATTCTGGCTATCTTGGCGAAAAAATACAAAAAGATGTAAAAGAAACTATTCGTGACAAATATAGTAATAGAATGGATGAAATCCAGGATACGATAGAAAAGAGGGCTAAAAAAGAAGATGTTGAAATAGAATTAGAAATTATAAATAAAGCATCTCTGATGAAAGGTCATGATTTAGTAGATAATAATAATATTGACTATATTGTAATTAATTATCAGGATGATGAATATATTTCACAGGTTTTTTCTAAATACTTTAAACAGGACTTTATAGAAGACCTGGGAATTCCATATGAACTATATTTAGATGGTAAGAGGAATGAAATTAAAAGGCGGAATTAATCCGCCTTTTTCGTATTTAATATTATTTTAAATTAGATGTATTATATTTTATAAAAGGTTGTTTTCAGACTCCTCCTGAAAATGGCCTTTTGTTTTTTAAAAAGGAATAAATAAGTTTTTGTAGAATAATAATTTAACAGGATAATAATATAAATTTTGGAAAATAATCTAAAAAGGGGAGTGGGAGAGAAGTGGATAATTTAGTCTGGATTTTGAGTTTAATTATTGTTATTGAAACAATCTATATTTTAAGAATTAAAGGAAATAAAAAAAAGGAGATTAAAAAAGTTGGAGAAGAAAAGGAAACAGATAGAAAATTACTAACTTCACTTTTTGAAATTGCTGATCAATTAAGTTTGGTAAGTGATAGCTTAAATGAAGAGATAGAAAAAGAGATAGAATTAGCTGAGGATTCTTCAGCAAGTAGTGAGGAAATTTCAGCAGGAACGCAGGAATTATCTTCAGCAATTGATATTATTGATGATAACATTTCAGAATTGAGAAAAGCTCTTGAAAATACTGAAAGTGATATTTTAGAAATTTTGGATTCTACTCAGAATGCTCAGGATCAGATTCTTGATATTAATGATAGATTTGAAGGATATACAGCTACTGTCAAAAAGGGTAATGATAAATTAGATACTACTGTTCAGGGTATAGAAGAATTTAATGAAAACATGAAATCTATTGAAGAGATATTATATGAAGTTGATGAAGTTGCTGAACAAACTAATCTTTTAGCACTTAATGCATCTATAGAAGCGGCTAGAGCAGGTGAAGAAGGGCGTGGATTTGCAGTAGTTGCAGATGAAATAAGAGAACTTTCTACTCAAACACAGGACCTTTCTGAAGATATTAAAGAAATAACTAAAGAATCAGGCAATAAATTAAATAATGTAATAGAGAAGGTGAAAGAGACTTCTACAGAAATGGAAAAAATCAATAATGATAGTGAACAAATAAGTGAAGAATTAAATAATATAAATGAATTAACTGAAAATATAGTAGTAACTTTTAGGAATAATGTTAAGGAGTTAAGCAGTCAGGTTGATAACACTAAAAGTATAGGTGATAGTGTCCAGGAAATAAATAAAACTGCTGAGGAGATATCTAATAGTATTGAAAATATTGCCGAGATTATGAATGATATTGCCAGTGGTATTAATGATCTAAAAGAACCGGCAGACATTATAAATAGCAGTTCTAATGAACTTTATAAACAGGTTAGTGAAGAACAAAAAGATATTAAATTAAATGAAGAAAAAAGAACTGAAATTATCAAAATCAAAGATAAAATAGAGGATCAACTTAGTAAAAATAAGTTTAAAAATCTAAATTATGATTTTATAAAAGATAGATTATATGAATTACTAAATAATAATAATGTTATAGAGCTATTTGCATTTTTTGATAAAAAAGGGAAAACTATTATAGACCTTGTTAGTAATAAAGTGGAAACAGAAAATACTACTGGTTTAGAAAAAAAGCATAGAACCTGGTTTAATAAAATTATTGAAGGTAAAGATTATTATATTTCTGATCCCTATTATTCTTCTGTGACAGAAAAGCCATGTATAACTCTAAGTTTACCGATTAAAAAAGATGGAGAACTAAAAGCAGTACTGGCAACTGATATCCAAATTAGTAATTAATAAATAATTATTTAAAATTTATTAGTATAAATTTAATTGATGGAGTATTTCCTTTTTGTATTTATTAGTTTTTTCATAATCAAGTTTTTCAGTAATATCATCAGGGAAAGTGCTAGTAGTTATTTCAGTAATATCATCTATTGAATCTGAAGTATTTAGACCTTTTTCCAGTCTATCTTTTAGTTTTTCAAAGCCTGCTTTATTAGTGAGAGGGAGCAATAAGACAAAGATATCTTCTGAAATGGAATAAGCTCTATCAATATCTCTAATCATAGAGGTAGTTGTTTCTTTTAAATCATTGATTTTTTCATTATCCTGAGAAGTAAATTTAGCCAGAGAAAAGGATAATTCATTACGCAGGGTGCGATTTATTTCCATTGAAAGACTATTTTCTAATGATGATAATTGTTTTGTAATATTTTCAGGTTTTTTATTATTAGAAAATTCATTAGTGGATAATATGGTATTTAATTTATCTATGATAAATATTTTATCAAATGGTTTTAAAATATAATCCGTCGCGCCCAATTTTAAAGCTCTCATAATAGTTTCTCTTTTATTATCAATACTTATCATGAGGACCGGGAGATTAGGATAATTTTCGGATAAATATTTAAGTATTTTAAGACCACTTATATCTCCTAAATAGACATCTAAAAATATAACATCAATTTCATCTAAAGTTATGTTATCAGAAAAGCTATTTAATTTTATTTGTTTGAAGTTAGTTGCTTCCAAAACTTTATGGTCTTCACTATTTAAAATATCTTTTATTTGTAATCTGATTAAAGCTGAATCATCACAAACTAAAATATTAGCCATTTTGATCTCTCCTTTTAATTTAATTCCACAGTATCAATTGTATTTTGATTAAGATCAATAATAAGTAATTTGTTTAATAAAATATCATCTTTATTAAGATAGACCTTTATTCCTTCAATAACCTGAATAGATGCTATGACAGAAACAACTGGAGAAAAAACTGGTGGAGATTCATTTTCATTTTTATCAGTTACTCCAAAAATTTCCTTTAATGAGACAGTTTTTCCTGGAATAATAGCAGTAATTTGGCCATACCAGGATTGAACTCCTCCATGAATTAAAGGAAGATTATTTTTTCTTGCAATTTTTTCTAAAGCAAATCTGGATGAAAAGTTGTCTAAAGCATCAAAGATTATATCGACATCATCTGGTATTTCTAAGTTTTTATCTATTTTTTTTTCGAAAATCTTTATTTTTGTATTTAGTTCAAAACTATCAAGATGTTCTTTGGTTTTTTTTACTTTACTTTTTCCAATATCATTTTTACCATAAAAAAGCTGGCGATTAAGGTTACTTTCAACAATTTTATCATAATCATATAAGTAGATTTTTTTTATTCCAATTCTTTGTAGTTGTTGGGCCTGATTTGTACCCAGTCCTCCTGCTCCAGCAATGAGAACTACCATGTTTTTAAGTTTTTTCTGTTCTTTATTATTAAATAAAGGATTTTGCCTCTGGAGTATTGACATTTGCAAACCTCCTATGAGATGATATTAATACTTAATTACTAATTCAAGTTTTAAGGATAAAATCCTTTTATTTAATAATAATGATTTCAAAAATGTAAAAGAAAGGATGATAATTATGAGTAAAAAAGAGGAGAATAATTTAGAGAGTGCAAAAGAAATTGCCAATTTTATTAAAGAGGCAGAGAAATCGACTCCAGTAAAACTATATGTTAAAGGTAAATTGATAGGAATTGATTGTTCTAAAGTAAGATTTTATGGTGATGAGAAGAGTGGAATTATTTTTGCTGAATTAGATGAGGCAAAGGCGTTTTTAGATAAATATGAAGAAAAAATAGATGATTATGAGTTAGAATACAATCGAAGAAATTCTGCAATACCTCTGCTGGATTTAAAAGATGTAGAAGCAAGAATTGAACCAGGGTCTATTATTAGAGATAAGGTAAAAATAGGGAAAAATGCTGTAATTATGATGGGAGCTGTCATCAATATTGGAGCTGAAATTGGTAAAAATTCTATGATTGACATGAATGCAGTTGTTGGAGCTAGAGGTATCATTGGTGATAATGTTCATATTGGTGCAGGTTCAGTTATTGCTGGAGTACTTGAGCCCCCAAGTAAAACTCCTGTGATTGTAGAAGATGGGGTGATGATTGGTGCCAATGTTGTAGTTTTAGAAGGAGTGAAAATTGGTAAAGGAGCTGTAGTTGCTGCTGGCTCAGTAGTTACTGAAGATGTACCGGCAAATAGTGTTGCAGCTGGAACTCCAGCCAAAATAATTAAAGAAAAAGATGCTCAGACTATGGAAAAATCTCAAATACTTAATGAATTACGTGATGGAAATAGTTAATATCAAATAAGAGGAGGTCAAGAATGTCTGAATTGCTTGCTCAAGATAAAAAATATCTATTAAATGTTTATAATAGAATGGAAATAGAGATAAAAAAAGGCGAAGGTTCCTACCTAATTGATAATGATGGAAATAAATATCTTGATATGTTTAGTGGTATAGCTGTAAATGGTCTTGGTCAGAACCAGGAAAATATAAAGGATAAAATAAAAGAACAACTTGATGATTACATTCATCTATCTAATTATTTTGCTTCCAGACCGGTTGTCGAACTTGCCCATCAATTAGTGGATAATACTTTTGCAGATAAGATATTTTTTAGTAATTCTGGAAGTGAGGCAAATGAAGCTGCCTTGAAACTGGCCAGGCTTTATGCAAAAAATATAGCTGAAGATAAAACAGAGTTTTTAGCAGCAACTGATGCTTTTCATGGAAGAACAATGGGTAGTTTATCACTCACAGGTAGAATAAAATATAGAAATAAATTTTCTCCTTTAGTACCTGAGATCAATCATTTTAATTTTAATGATGGCAAAGATTTAAAAGAAAAAGTTAGTAAAAAAACTGCTGGAGTGTTTATAGAAATAATTCAGGGAGAAGGGGGAATCCATGAAATAAGTCAGGATTTTGTGGATACTCTTCTTGAACTTTCAGATAAATATAATTTTTTGATTATAGTTGATGAAATTCAGAGTGGAATGGGCCGTTCTGGAGATTTTTTAGCTCTGGAAAAATATGATTTTGAGCCTGATTTAGTAACTATGGCTAAATCTTTAGGTGGAGGTCTACCCCTTGGTGCTATACTTGTAAATAAAAGATTGAAGGAGGTTTTTTCTTATGGTGATCATGGCAGTACTTTTGGGGGTAATCCTCTCGCCTGTGCTGTCGGAAGCGAAGTTGTTAAAACCATAACTGATCCTGATTTTCAAAAAAGTATGGAAGAAAAAAGCAAGTTTTTATTAACTGAATTAGAAAAGTTAATGAAAAAATATCCTGAAATCATTAACGAAATTAGAGGTAGAGGGATGATGCTTGGCTTAGAAACAGGAGAATATGGTAAGTTGATTAAGAAAAAGGCAAAAGATAAAAATCTTCTTTTAAATTTAACAGATGAAACTGTTATTAGGCTTTTACCACCTTTAAATATAAAAAGAGATGAAATAAAGGAATTTTTGAAAATATTTAGAGAAATTTTAGCAGAAATAAAAGGATAAAAGGTGAATTATAGTTATGGAAAATAATTTATTAAAATATATAAAAGATAAAGAAATAGCTGATTATTTTGCTGAATATAAAAATGAAGTTGTGGAGATGAGAAGAGATCTACACAAAATACCTGAAATAGGATTTGAAACTAAAAAAACAGCTGATTATTTAAAAGAAAAATTATTAAATTATGGATTTGAAATAAAAGAAGTTCTAAAAAATGGATTAATTGCCTATAAAAAAGGAAGTAGTTCAAAAAAAGCAGTTGCTTTTCGAGCAGATATGGATGGCCTTAATTTAAGTGAAAAAACTGGAGTAGACTTTTCTTCTACTAATCCAGGTAAAATGCATGGATGCGGCCATGATGGGCATATGACTATTTTGCTTAATTTTGCCAGATATCTAAGTGAATTTTATGAATTGAAAAGAGATGTTGTTTTAATTTTTCAACCTGCTGAAGAAAGTCCAGGAGGAGCTGAACCACTGGTAGAGAGTGGGATTTTTACAGAATACAATATTGCAGCTACATTTGGGCTTCATATCTATCCAGGTCTTGAAGAAGGTAAAATTGGGATTAAAGCCGGTCCTTTGACTGCTCAAAGTGGTGAAGTGGATATAGAATTAATAGGTGAGGGAAGTCATGGAGCTCAACCTCAGGATGGTAAAGATGCTCTCTTTGTAGCCAGCCAACTCCTTAGTAATTATCAGGGGATTATTAGCCGTAATTTTGATCCTCTAAAAAGTGGAGTGGTGACTTTTGGTAAAATGGAAAGTGGTAGTGTCCGCAATGTGCTAGCTGCAAAAGCAAGACTGGAAGGTACTATCAGGGCTTTTACAGAAGATAAATATGAGTTAATTAAAAAAAGGTTAAAAATGATCAATGAAGGGATGGAAAAAGCTCATGACGTAGAAATTGAAATGGAGATTAGGGATTTTTATCCTCCAGTAAATAATGATCAGAATCTTTATGAGATGATTGATAAGATATTAGATGATAATGAAAAGGTTAATATGGGGGCTTTGATGATAGCTGAGGACTTTTCATATTATCAAAAAGCTGGCCCGGGGTTCTTTTTTATGCTTGGTTCCCAAAACAATAAAAAAGGCTTTACTTATCCTCTTCATAATGAAAAATTCAATTTTTCTGAAGCAATAATTTTCAAAGGAATTTCACTTTATATAAGGTTGGCAAGAGAGATTGAAATAATCTAATAGTCTAAAGACTTGTCTAATTTGCTATTTGTCGAAATTTAAGATAATATAATAATGAAGCTTAAAGAAATACTGGGAAATAAGTGAGCTAAAATAGTATTAATGAAGGGGTGTATGAAATTAATTTTCCAAAATTAGAATTAGGTGATTTGAAACCGAAATTTCCGATTATTCAGGGTGGAATGGCTATTAAAATTTCTATGGCCGGACTTGCCAGTGCTGTGGCAGAAGAAGGCGGTATAGGTCTGATTGCTGGGACTGCACTTACTGTTAAAGAGCTTAAGGAAGAAATTAGAAAAGCAAAAGAAAAAACTGATGGTATAATTGGTGTTAATATAATGTTTGCTGCTAAAGATTTTCCAAAATTAATAAAAGAATCTATAGCATCTGGAATTGATTTAATAGTGTCAGGAGCAGGTTTTTCTAGAGATATGTTTACTTTAGGTAAAAAAGGAGATGTTCCTGTTGTTCCTATAGTTTCTTCTGTAAGATTGGCAAAAATATCTGAAAAATTAGGTGCAGCTGGTATTGTTGTTGAAGGTGGTAATGCTGGAGGTCATCTTGGTACTGATCGTGATAGCTGGGAACTTATTGAAGAAATTAAAGATGAGGTTAGTATTCCAGTTATAGGTGCCGGTGGTGTTGTAACCCCGCCAGATATGAAAAAGATGTTTGACATGGGGGTAGATGGAGTACAGCTGGGAACCAGATTTTTGGCAAGTGAAGAAGCTGATGTAGCAGATGTTTTTAAAAAAATGTGTGTTGATGCTGATAAAGAAGATATAGTTAAAATAATGAGTTCAGTTGGATTACCAGCAAATGCTATAAAATCTAGATTTACAGAATTGATTAAAAATGGAGAAGCTCCACCACCTGCAGATTGTAATGAGTGTTTGAAAAAGTGTACTAAAGAATTTTGTATAAGAGATGCTTTACTTGCAGCTCGAAAAGGTGATACTAAAAATGGAGTTTTCTTCACCGGTGAGGATATGTATAAAATAAAAGAAATTTTATCAGTTAAGGAAATTTTTAATCGTTTTAAAGAATATGATGGATAATAAATTTTCTTAAGTGAATAATAGAACCGGGAGGAATTAATATCCTCCCGGTTTATCTTTGAAAAATTATTTTCAAAATTTTATATAATTTATTCAATTACAAATTGATCAATAAGTTTATTTAGATTATCTGACATCTCAGCCAATCTATCTGCAGCTGAAACTATTTCTTCAGTTGAAGCAATCTGCTCTTCACTTGAGGCTGCGACTTCTTCTGCATTGCTGGCTGCTTCTTCACTTACAGCTGCTACATCGCCGACCATATCCCTAACACTATCACTTAACTCATCCATTTGTTGGGTTTTAGAATTTACATTTTCAATTAACTGATTTAGATTATTTACAGCATTTTTGATGTTGGAAAATACTTCTCCAGTACCTTCTATTACATCCACACTTTGATTTACTGCTTCTTCAGTAGCATCCATTTTTTCTACTGCATTATCTACACCTGTTTGGATTTCAGATATTAATTCTGAAATATTTTCAGTTGCCTGTGAAGATTCTTCAGCAAGTTCTCTTATTTCATCAGCAACTACACTGAAACCTCTTCCGGCTTCACCAGCTCTAGCAGCCTCTATAGCAGCATTTAATGCAAGTAAATTTGTTTGTTCAGCTATACTGTTAATTAACTCAATAATATCTCCAATTTCTTCAGATAAATCACCTAGAGAATTAATTGTGTTTGCTATATCGTTTGAATAACTTTTTACTTTATTTACCTGTTCTACTGAACTTTCCATAGAATTAGTTCCTTTATCTATATTGTCAATAACTTCTTCAGAAGAATCATCCATTTCATCTGCCATACCTCTTGTCATTTCTATTTGTTCTATAAGTTCATTGATAGCACTTTGACTTTCTTCTATTTGAGCTGATTGTTCTTCTGCACCTGAAGCTACATTTTCAATAGCACTTCCAACCTGTTCAGCTGTTCTTTCAACTTCCTGGCCTGAAGCAGATAGTTCTTCACTTTGTTCTGAAAGTTCTTTAACATCATTTTTGATTTGTCCTATCATTTTTCGCTGTGATTCAATTGTTGTATTATATGCATCTGAAAGTTTTCCTAATTCATCATTATTATTAACATCTAACTTATGAGTAAGATTACCTTCAGCAACATAATCCATTCCCTTTAGAACTTTATTTATTCGATTTGAAATGTAGTTAGATATCAGATAAATAATTACTCCCACTATTACTGTTCCTATGAGCAGAGCAATAATTAATACCATAAAGATATTTTGAATAACACCCTGTAAAGTAGATTTAATCTGCTGTAAACTACTATTTATTATTGAATCATATGTACCAGCTCCAATAAAAAAGTCTGTACCTTCAACAGGTGTTACATAACCAATTTTTGTT
This sequence is a window from Halanaerobiales bacterium. Protein-coding genes within it:
- the cysC gene encoding adenylyl-sulfate kinase, with the translated sequence MKNTEEPKNITWAEGKVQFEDRCENLGQEGMVIWFTGLSASGKSTIAIELEKALVEYGKAVYRLDGDNVRHGLNSDLGFSPEDRNENIRRISEVAALFKDAGMITLSSFISPYQEARDFARERAGEDNFKEIYVKADVETCARRDPKGLYEQAINGEIDNFTGISAPYEEPENPDLVLDTRKLSVEECVEQVLELIGIQIPVREAAGGSE
- a CDS encoding acetylornithine/succinylornithine family transaminase, whose protein sequence is MSELLAQDKKYLLNVYNRMEIEIKKGEGSYLIDNDGNKYLDMFSGIAVNGLGQNQENIKDKIKEQLDDYIHLSNYFASRPVVELAHQLVDNTFADKIFFSNSGSEANEAALKLARLYAKNIAEDKTEFLAATDAFHGRTMGSLSLTGRIKYRNKFSPLVPEINHFNFNDGKDLKEKVSKKTAGVFIEIIQGEGGIHEISQDFVDTLLELSDKYNFLIIVDEIQSGMGRSGDFLALEKYDFEPDLVTMAKSLGGGLPLGAILVNKRLKEVFSYGDHGSTFGGNPLACAVGSEVVKTITDPDFQKSMEEKSKFLLTELEKLMKKYPEIINEIRGRGMMLGLETGEYGKLIKKKAKDKNLLLNLTDETVIRLLPPLNIKRDEIKEFLKIFREILAEIKG
- a CDS encoding HesA/MoeB/ThiF family protein; this encodes MSILQRQNPLFNNKEQKKLKNMVVLIAGAGGLGTNQAQQLQRIGIKKIYLYDYDKIVESNLNRQLFYGKNDIGKSKVKKTKEHLDSFELNTKIKIFEKKIDKNLEIPDDVDIIFDALDNFSSRFALEKIARKNNLPLIHGGVQSWYGQITAIIPGKTVSLKEIFGVTDKNENESPPVFSPVVSVIASIQVIEGIKVYLNKDDILLNKLLIIDLNQNTIDTVELN
- the sat gene encoding sulfate adenylyltransferase; this translates as MIEAHGGKLVNRIVTGDKKRQLKEKAAEMPALKLDFDELTAVDNIATGLFSPLEGFMGKEDYNSVVEDMRLADGTVWSIPVVLGAAQEQASQLKEGEDVALYFEEDDELYAILHLEEKYKYDDKKEAKEVYTTTEKEHPGVANVYERGDVLLGGEISLLKRVNYDNFNDYRKTPAETRKMIDNKGWDTVVAFQTRNPIHRAHEYLQKSSLEIVDGLFLSPLVGRTKSSDIPADIRIESYETVLDEFYPQDRTMMTVFPAAMHYAGPREAIFHALCRKNYGCTHFIVGRDHAGVGDYYGTYDAQEIFEEFEDEEIGITPLKFEYAFYCEKCGGMASGKTCPHSAEDHIYLSGTKVRELLRNGERPPVEMTRPEVSDVLIKGMADKN
- the dapD gene encoding 2,3,4,5-tetrahydropyridine-2,6-dicarboxylate N-acetyltransferase: MSKKEENNLESAKEIANFIKEAEKSTPVKLYVKGKLIGIDCSKVRFYGDEKSGIIFAELDEAKAFLDKYEEKIDDYELEYNRRNSAIPLLDLKDVEARIEPGSIIRDKVKIGKNAVIMMGAVINIGAEIGKNSMIDMNAVVGARGIIGDNVHIGAGSVIAGVLEPPSKTPVIVEDGVMIGANVVVLEGVKIGKGAVVAAGSVVTEDVPANSVAAGTPAKIIKEKDAQTMEKSQILNELRDGNS
- a CDS encoding response regulator, with amino-acid sequence MANILVCDDSALIRLQIKDILNSEDHKVLEATNFKQIKLNSFSDNITLDEIDVIFLDVYLGDISGLKILKYLSENYPNLPVLMISIDNKRETIMRALKLGATDYILKPFDKIFIIDKLNTILSTNEFSNNKKPENITKQLSSLENSLSMEINRTLRNELSFSLAKFTSQDNEKINDLKETTTSMIRDIDRAYSISEDIFVLLLPLTNKAGFEKLKDRLEKGLNTSDSIDDITEITTSTFPDDITEKLDYEKTNKYKKEILHQLNLY
- a CDS encoding methyl-accepting chemotaxis protein, whose amino-acid sequence is MDNLVWILSLIIVIETIYILRIKGNKKKEIKKVGEEKETDRKLLTSLFEIADQLSLVSDSLNEEIEKEIELAEDSSASSEEISAGTQELSSAIDIIDDNISELRKALENTESDILEILDSTQNAQDQILDINDRFEGYTATVKKGNDKLDTTVQGIEEFNENMKSIEEILYEVDEVAEQTNLLALNASIEAARAGEEGRGFAVVADEIRELSTQTQDLSEDIKEITKESGNKLNNVIEKVKETSTEMEKINNDSEQISEELNNINELTENIVVTFRNNVKELSSQVDNTKSIGDSVQEINKTAEEISNSIENIAEIMNDIASGINDLKEPADIINSSSNELYKQVSEEQKDIKLNEEKRTEIIKIKDKIEDQLSKNKFKNLNYDFIKDRLYELLNNNNVIELFAFFDKKGKTIIDLVSNKVETENTTGLEKKHRTWFNKIIEGKDYYISDPYYSSVTEKPCITLSLPIKKDGELKAVLATDIQISN
- a CDS encoding DASS family sodium-coupled anion symporter, whose protein sequence is MHIKDLKKKIIVLIGIISFFALLLMPNPADLSVEGQRALAVFVLSLSLWVTNFLPLAITSLMGIALIPLLHIMSLETTYATFGNNAIFFILGALMLAASLYKTGLGTRLAYKLITYFDHKPRRISVGILLSSAVLSFIMPEHAVAAMLFPIVFEIAETLELKPLESNFGKSLFLSMAWGAVIGGITTFLGGARNLLAVGILQKNYGLSIGFFEWMKYSLPYTIFLLIAAYFMITRTFPSEIETVGPAFDKLKGKIENMGDLSFDEKKLVFVFIAVISSWIFLSGQVDISVTAILGGVMIFVLDILDWKDIEEYINWGVILMYGGAIVIATALTDTGAAKWIADQVFSVIPLTPIVFIFLFALVTKLLTEGVSNVAAVAIVIPLAFSVGQVLGFNPVAITLLIALPGGLAFSLPMGAPPNAIAFSSGYLDLAEVFKLGLWMNLISIIGIYLVSKLYWPLVGLELIP